A region from the Pseudomonas cucumis genome encodes:
- the yidD gene encoding membrane protein insertion efficiency factor YidD codes for MRKLALVPIQFYRYAISPMMASHCRFYPSCSCYAYEAIENHGLLRGGWLTFRRLGRCHPWNPGGYDPVPSIPTSRSSSMAE; via the coding sequence ATGCGTAAACTGGCACTCGTTCCGATCCAGTTTTATCGCTATGCCATCAGTCCCATGATGGCCAGTCACTGTCGTTTCTACCCCAGTTGTTCCTGCTACGCGTATGAAGCCATAGAAAATCATGGCCTTCTGCGCGGTGGCTGGCTGACCTTTCGTCGTTTAGGTCGCTGTCATCCGTGGAATCCCGGTGGTTATGACCCGGTTCCATCTATCCCTACCTCCCGTTCTTCTTCGATGGCCGAGTAA
- the rnpA gene encoding ribonuclease P protein component has translation MSQDFSREKRLLTPRHFKAVFDSPTGKVPGKNLLLLARNNDLDHPRLGLVIGKKSVKLSVERNRLKRLMRESFRLNQDLLVGWDIVIVARKGLGDVESPELIQHFDKLWKRLARSKPVPAAKTETVGVDSPDA, from the coding sequence GTGAGTCAGGACTTCAGTCGGGAAAAGCGTCTGCTTACTCCCCGGCATTTCAAGGCAGTCTTTGACTCCCCTACCGGCAAGGTTCCGGGGAAAAATCTCCTGCTCCTTGCGCGCAACAACGATCTTGATCACCCCCGTCTCGGGCTGGTTATCGGGAAAAAGAGCGTAAAGCTCTCCGTCGAGCGCAATCGCCTCAAACGTCTGATGCGCGAATCGTTTCGCCTGAACCAGGATTTACTGGTCGGCTGGGACATTGTTATCGTCGCGCGCAAAGGTTTGGGTGACGTAGAAAGCCCCGAATTGATTCAGCATTTCGACAAGCTCTGGAAACGTCTGGCACGCAGCAAGCCGGTACCAGCAGCCAAAACCGAAACTGTAGGGGTAGACAGTCCCGATGCGTAA